From Methanosarcina lacustris Z-7289, one genomic window encodes:
- a CDS encoding ABC transporter ATP-binding protein, whose protein sequence is MLKAENLRYVYTSGLIKTVKKTAVCGVDLEIFPGETVAIVGESGCGKSTLAKLLVRQLESASGEVFFDGTKLTGISWKNLRKFMGKIQLIPQNPDDVVDPRWAVERSVAEPLVISGAFSREEISAKVDALFAEMGLSKEHKPRYPHELSGGELQRVVISRALALKPELLVCDEATSMLDVSVQAFIVTMLKEIQKKRGLGLVFITHDLEVAKAVSDRVLVMYAGEIVEEGKDVFDRPLHPYTRALLDAVQYTSLEVVLPEEGGALPDSFSGCPYFRSCLERTDVCKEPQKLRDVSGRLVRCWKAK, encoded by the coding sequence ATGCTTAAGGCAGAAAATCTGCGTTATGTTTACACCTCCGGGCTGATTAAAACCGTCAAAAAGACAGCCGTCTGCGGCGTTGATCTTGAAATTTTTCCGGGCGAGACGGTGGCTATCGTCGGGGAGTCGGGGTGTGGGAAGTCAACACTTGCAAAGCTGCTTGTCCGGCAACTTGAATCGGCTTCCGGGGAAGTTTTTTTCGACGGGACGAAACTGACAGGGATTAGCTGGAAGAATCTCCGGAAGTTTATGGGAAAAATTCAGCTGATCCCCCAGAATCCTGATGATGTGGTTGATCCGAGATGGGCGGTTGAACGGTCTGTTGCCGAGCCGCTGGTGATATCGGGAGCTTTTTCCAGAGAGGAGATTTCGGCAAAGGTAGATGCCCTGTTTGCAGAGATGGGGCTTTCTAAGGAGCATAAGCCCCGATACCCACATGAGTTGTCAGGAGGAGAACTGCAGAGGGTGGTAATTTCCAGGGCGCTTGCTCTGAAGCCTGAACTGCTGGTCTGTGATGAGGCGACCTCGATGCTCGATGTGTCGGTGCAGGCGTTTATTGTAACGATGCTCAAAGAGATTCAGAAAAAACGCGGTCTAGGACTGGTGTTTATTACGCATGACCTGGAGGTAGCGAAGGCTGTTTCGGACCGGGTACTGGTGATGTATGCAGGTGAGATTGTTGAGGAGGGGAAGGATGTATTTGATCGGCCTCTACACCCGTATACGCGTGCTCTTCTGGACGCAGTACAGTATACGTCACTTGAAGTTGTGCTGCCGGAAGAGGGGGGAGCGCTGCCTGATAGTTTTTCGGGCTGTCCCTACTTTAGATCGTGCCTAGAGAGAACGGACGTGTGTAAAGAGCCGCAGAAACTACGGGATGTCTCGGGGAGATTGGTGAGGTGCTGGAAAGCAAAATGA